One segment of Gemmatimonadaceae bacterium DNA contains the following:
- a CDS encoding GNAT family N-acetyltransferase, whose product MSVTVRAATTSDLDTVVALRLALLREHGSNPLFERLHPDADSRARELYRTHLTAPDQIILLAERDGAAVGILRCLHAVSSPLLLPEAYAYLSSAYVVPGERRLGILKALFDEGVRWCQARGLSEFRLYVSIEDEVARSAWGSLGFTPVEELRIHRLSADGV is encoded by the coding sequence ATGTCCGTAACCGTCCGCGCCGCCACCACCTCCGACCTCGACACGGTCGTGGCGCTTCGCCTCGCCCTCCTGCGCGAGCACGGATCGAATCCGTTGTTCGAGCGGCTCCACCCGGACGCCGACAGCAGGGCGCGCGAGCTGTATCGCACGCACCTCACCGCGCCCGACCAGATCATCCTGCTCGCCGAGCGCGACGGCGCCGCGGTCGGCATACTGCGCTGCCTGCACGCCGTCAGCTCGCCGCTCCTTCTCCCTGAAGCCTACGCCTACCTGTCGTCGGCGTACGTCGTTCCGGGCGAACGGCGATTGGGTATCTTGAAAGCTCTCTTCGACGAGGGTGTCCGCTGGTGCCAGGCGCGTGGCTTGAGCGAGTTCCGTCTGTACGTCTCGATCGAAGACGAGGTCGCCCGCTCCGCCTGGGGCTCGCTCGGGTTCACGCCCGTCGAGGAGCTGCGCATCCACCGTCTCTCGGCTGACGGAGTATAG
- a CDS encoding cytidylate kinase-like family protein — protein sequence MPVITISRMYGSGGSEVARLVAAELGWSLLDNAVVDAVAERIGATHAEVASREERLPSLVERLASALALSSQEWISPMTDAKLPPSDERLVKVTTRVVEEAVARGPVVVVGRGAHSILAARADVLHVFCYAPRSALIARAVAREKVTPEEAAKLVDETNRHREEWVRKHWSRSWRAHENYHLSLDTEWFGIKRAADLVVQMAKERFGEARATP from the coding sequence GTGCCGGTCATCACGATCTCGCGGATGTATGGCTCCGGCGGCTCCGAGGTGGCGCGGCTCGTCGCGGCAGAGCTCGGCTGGAGTCTGCTCGACAACGCCGTCGTGGACGCGGTCGCCGAGCGGATCGGCGCGACGCACGCGGAGGTCGCGTCCCGCGAGGAGCGGCTTCCCTCGCTGGTCGAGCGGCTCGCCAGCGCGCTGGCGCTGAGCTCGCAGGAGTGGATCTCTCCGATGACCGACGCCAAGCTTCCTCCCAGCGACGAGCGGCTGGTGAAGGTGACGACGCGCGTGGTTGAAGAAGCCGTCGCGCGCGGCCCCGTCGTCGTCGTCGGACGCGGCGCGCACTCGATTCTCGCTGCCCGCGCGGACGTGCTGCACGTCTTCTGTTACGCGCCGCGTTCAGCGCTCATAGCGCGGGCCGTCGCGCGCGAGAAGGTCACGCCCGAGGAAGCCGCGAAGCTGGTGGACGAGACCAACCGGCACCGCGAGGAGTGGGTGCGGAAGCACTGGTCCCGGTCGTGGCGGGCGCACGAGAACTACCACCTGAGCCTGGACACCGAGTGGTTCGGAATCAAGCGGGCCGCCGACCTTGTGGTTCAGATGGCAAAAGAACGGTTCGGCGAGGCACGCGCCACCCCGTAA
- a CDS encoding SusC/RagA family TonB-linked outer membrane protein, giving the protein MKRAMSFPRLDRLVSCLAAAGVLALAVALSAPAVAAQQAGVIAGVVLGAGGQPLPGAQVRVAGTDLGATTDASGRFRIVGLSGSAATVEVRRLGYRMESREVPVGETNLRFSLTEQSVALDVVVVTGTAGGQSKRELGNAVTTINASDAKEIAAINSVQNLLSGRAPGVVVQSATGNVGAGARIRIRGASSMSLSNEPLIYIDGVRVANQPASGFSNQSFGSSSISRINDINPDDIESVEIIKGPAAATLYGTEASNGVIQIITKKGTTGAPRWTLATRLGTNYLRNPEGRWPVNYASVPRPGGPAGARDTISIDIIDLENARGTPVFRNGPLREFDLGASGGSGIFTYYAGAGLEDSEGIEPTSTVKRYSGRLNVAVVPNAKFNMAVNFGYMNGDIHLPCEAGCGGRTLTTIWANAANNVPINGQPNPRRGFNSGLPEQYDAYVQIWQAVNRFTGGIQLNHEPFSWLKHRLSAGTDRTTEDDNWLQPRTEDSLTRVIFGGNGYRAVQNRQLNYYTLDYSASGKFAVRPTIKSTTSFGAQYYRNTSNFQYSEGSVFPTVGLTALSATTVNRSTSGDGEQDATLGFFLQEQLGFNDRLFVTAAVRADDNSAFGQNFDRVYYPKYSAAWVLSEEPFWRWPIVNALKLRAAYGESGKQPITFSALQTYTSATGPGDVATVTPQFLGNADLGPERSKEIEMGFDLGALDDRLGIEFSWYRKNTLEAILNRQIAPSLGLPNTQPFNAGKIRNWGTELMLRGTPILRDAFSWDVTFGISTNDSEVEDLGTPEAILELRRASGTPDFVVGGFAIKHQVGYPIGAYFEQKVVSAALLPNGQADRANVLCDDGKGGTMICAGPDLIYGNGDDAPDVFLGKSLPGTEGAFSSTMTLWKRFRVYGLIDFKRDFLKLDGNMRSRCAIFGRCRENFYPLEFDPKTIAGLQSNGQLIDYYINNSSYAKLREVSFSYTLPVINSRFARFNRAVVTLAGRNLATWTDYPGLEPEAMFLGGSRGGNFGQFEQTTNPQLTTWVLGVNLDW; this is encoded by the coding sequence ATGAAGCGCGCGATGTCCTTCCCCCGTCTCGACCGTCTCGTGTCCTGCCTGGCAGCGGCGGGTGTCCTCGCCCTTGCCGTGGCTCTGTCCGCGCCCGCAGTCGCGGCGCAGCAAGCCGGCGTCATAGCCGGTGTCGTGCTCGGAGCGGGCGGCCAGCCGCTCCCCGGCGCGCAGGTGCGCGTGGCCGGCACGGACCTCGGCGCAACGACCGACGCGTCCGGCCGGTTCCGAATCGTAGGATTGTCCGGCTCGGCGGCCACCGTCGAGGTGCGGCGCCTCGGCTACCGGATGGAATCGCGCGAAGTTCCCGTGGGCGAGACGAATCTCCGCTTCAGCTTGACCGAGCAATCCGTGGCGCTCGACGTGGTCGTCGTCACGGGCACCGCGGGCGGCCAGTCCAAGCGCGAGCTGGGTAACGCGGTCACGACGATCAACGCCAGCGATGCCAAGGAGATCGCCGCCATTAACAGCGTGCAGAACCTGCTGAGCGGCCGCGCCCCGGGCGTCGTGGTGCAGAGCGCCACGGGCAACGTCGGCGCGGGCGCGCGCATCCGGATCCGCGGCGCCTCCAGCATGTCGCTGTCGAACGAGCCGCTCATCTACATCGACGGCGTCCGCGTCGCGAATCAGCCTGCCTCCGGGTTCTCGAACCAGTCGTTCGGCTCTTCGTCGATCTCGCGCATCAACGACATCAACCCCGACGACATCGAGTCGGTGGAGATCATCAAGGGTCCCGCGGCGGCCACGCTGTACGGCACCGAGGCGTCGAACGGCGTCATTCAGATCATCACCAAGAAGGGAACGACGGGCGCGCCACGGTGGACGCTGGCGACGCGGCTCGGGACCAACTACCTGCGGAATCCCGAAGGCCGCTGGCCGGTGAACTACGCCAGCGTTCCGCGGCCTGGCGGACCGGCAGGCGCGCGCGACACGATCTCGATCGACATCATCGACCTGGAGAACGCGCGTGGGACGCCGGTCTTCAGGAACGGACCGCTGCGCGAGTTCGACCTGGGAGCCAGCGGCGGCTCGGGCATCTTCACGTACTACGCCGGCGCCGGCCTCGAGGATAGCGAGGGAATCGAGCCGACGAGCACCGTCAAGCGCTACTCGGGGCGGCTGAACGTCGCGGTCGTGCCGAACGCCAAGTTCAACATGGCCGTGAACTTCGGCTACATGAACGGCGACATCCACCTGCCGTGCGAGGCCGGTTGCGGCGGCCGCACGCTGACCACGATCTGGGCCAACGCCGCCAACAACGTTCCGATCAACGGACAGCCCAATCCGCGGCGCGGATTCAACTCCGGCCTGCCTGAGCAGTACGACGCGTACGTGCAGATCTGGCAGGCGGTCAACCGGTTCACGGGCGGCATCCAGCTCAACCACGAGCCTTTCAGCTGGCTCAAGCACCGGCTGTCGGCCGGCACGGATCGCACCACGGAAGACGACAACTGGCTCCAGCCGCGCACGGAAGACTCGCTGACCCGCGTGATCTTCGGCGGCAACGGCTACCGCGCCGTGCAGAACCGCCAGCTCAACTATTACACGCTCGACTACTCTGCGTCCGGCAAGTTCGCCGTGCGTCCCACCATCAAGTCCACGACGTCCTTCGGTGCGCAGTACTATCGCAATACCAGCAACTTCCAGTACTCGGAAGGCTCGGTCTTTCCGACTGTTGGACTGACCGCCCTGTCCGCGACGACGGTCAACCGAAGCACCTCCGGCGACGGCGAGCAGGACGCGACCCTCGGGTTCTTCCTGCAGGAGCAGCTCGGATTCAACGACCGGCTGTTCGTGACGGCCGCGGTGCGGGCCGACGACAACAGCGCCTTCGGGCAGAACTTCGACCGCGTGTACTATCCGAAGTACAGCGCGGCCTGGGTGCTCAGCGAGGAGCCCTTCTGGCGCTGGCCGATCGTGAACGCGCTGAAGCTGCGCGCGGCGTACGGCGAGTCGGGCAAGCAGCCGATCACCTTCTCGGCGCTCCAGACCTACACGTCGGCCACCGGCCCCGGCGACGTCGCGACCGTGACGCCGCAATTCCTCGGCAACGCCGACCTCGGCCCCGAGCGCAGCAAGGAGATCGAGATGGGCTTCGACCTCGGTGCGCTCGACGACCGGCTCGGCATCGAGTTCTCCTGGTATCGCAAGAATACCCTCGAGGCGATTCTCAACCGCCAGATCGCACCGTCGCTCGGCCTGCCCAACACGCAGCCGTTCAACGCCGGCAAGATCAGGAACTGGGGCACCGAGCTCATGCTGCGCGGCACTCCGATCCTGCGCGACGCGTTCTCGTGGGACGTAACTTTCGGAATCTCGACGAACGACAGCGAAGTGGAGGACCTCGGAACGCCCGAGGCGATTCTCGAGCTGCGCAGGGCGAGCGGAACCCCCGACTTCGTGGTCGGCGGCTTCGCGATCAAGCACCAGGTCGGCTATCCGATCGGCGCCTACTTCGAGCAGAAGGTCGTGAGCGCGGCGCTGCTTCCGAACGGACAGGCTGATCGCGCGAACGTCCTGTGCGACGACGGCAAGGGCGGCACGATGATTTGCGCCGGCCCGGATCTCATCTACGGCAACGGGGACGACGCTCCGGATGTCTTCCTCGGCAAGTCGCTGCCGGGCACCGAGGGCGCGTTCAGCAGCACCATGACGCTGTGGAAGCGCTTCCGTGTGTACGGCTTGATCGACTTCAAGCGCGATTTCCTCAAGCTCGACGGCAACATGCGCTCGCGCTGCGCGATCTTCGGCCGCTGCCGCGAGAACTTCTATCCGCTGGAGTTCGACCCCAAGACCATCGCGGGTCTCCAGTCCAACGGGCAGCTGATCGACTACTACATCAACAACTCCAGCTACGCCAAGCTGCGCGAAGTGAGCTTCTCGTACACGCTGCCGGTGATCAACAGCCGCTTCGCGCGCTTCAACCGCGCGGTGGTGACTCTCGCCGGCCGCAACCTGGCGACCTGGACCGATTACCCGGGGCTCGAGCCCGAGGCGATGTTCCTCGGCGGCAGCCGCGGCGGAAACTTCGGACAGTTCGAGCAGACCACGAATCCGCAGCTGACCACGTGGGTGCTCGGCGTCAATCTCGATTGGTAA
- a CDS encoding RagB/SusD family nutrient uptake outer membrane protein, with amino-acid sequence MSSSNAKARWTVWMTAAMLLVVPTACDTLSNPLEVEPASRIPAAQIESPQNAQILSDGAIADFECAFNSYTVLSGVIGEEFIYAQQTASRTPYDRRNMTKDDSDYAVNSCTGNLGVYTPLQTARQSNENLLALLNVWTDAEVSAGAGSPNRTNLIAIASAYAGYSYVLLGEAFCTMAISRVNLDKSLTYGGEIQRDSVFKLAIARFTDAIAAATTANNTSIRNMAYLGRARAKLNLADYAGAKADAQQVPAGFLRTVSASDANARRQNRVVAENSVLNRTQSVGEPYRSMGDTRVPVTATALVSATGVTHYYQTKYTTTATPLPLATYEEAQLIIAEADIRANNLLTALPIINASRTRGGQSTPFTGVTQAEYLAELIDQRRRELFLESHHLGDLIRYDLPLNPAAGTPYHFGGTYSTQRCLPLPAAERLNNPLIGS; translated from the coding sequence ATGTCTTCATCGAACGCAAAGGCACGCTGGACGGTGTGGATGACGGCGGCGATGCTGCTCGTGGTCCCCACGGCGTGCGACACGCTCAGTAATCCGCTCGAGGTCGAGCCGGCCAGCCGCATTCCGGCCGCGCAGATCGAGAGCCCGCAAAACGCGCAGATCCTGTCGGACGGCGCGATCGCCGACTTCGAGTGCGCCTTCAACTCCTATACGGTCCTGAGCGGCGTCATAGGGGAAGAATTCATCTACGCCCAGCAGACGGCGTCGCGCACGCCGTATGACCGCCGCAACATGACGAAGGACGATTCCGATTACGCGGTGAACTCCTGCACCGGCAACCTCGGGGTATACACGCCGCTGCAGACGGCGCGGCAGTCGAACGAGAACCTACTCGCGCTGCTGAACGTGTGGACCGACGCGGAGGTCTCGGCCGGAGCCGGCTCGCCGAACCGCACGAACCTGATCGCGATCGCGTCCGCGTACGCGGGCTACTCGTACGTGCTGCTGGGCGAGGCCTTCTGCACGATGGCGATCTCGCGGGTGAACCTCGACAAGTCGCTCACCTACGGCGGCGAAATTCAGCGGGACAGCGTGTTCAAGCTGGCCATCGCCAGGTTCACGGACGCGATCGCCGCCGCGACTACGGCGAACAATACCAGCATCAGAAACATGGCCTATCTCGGACGGGCGCGCGCGAAGCTGAACCTTGCGGACTACGCGGGCGCCAAAGCCGACGCGCAGCAGGTCCCGGCCGGCTTTCTGAGAACCGTCAGCGCATCGGATGCCAACGCGCGCCGGCAGAACCGGGTGGTCGCCGAGAACAGCGTGCTCAACCGCACGCAATCCGTCGGGGAGCCATACCGCTCCATGGGGGATACGCGCGTTCCGGTCACCGCGACCGCGCTCGTGAGCGCGACCGGCGTGACCCATTACTACCAGACGAAGTACACTACCACGGCTACTCCGCTGCCGCTGGCGACGTACGAGGAAGCGCAGCTCATCATCGCCGAGGCCGACATTCGGGCGAACAACCTGCTGACCGCGCTCCCGATCATAAATGCGTCGCGCACGCGTGGCGGGCAGTCCACGCCCTTCACCGGCGTCACCCAGGCGGAGTATCTCGCCGAGCTGATCGACCAGCGCCGCCGAGAGCTGTTCCTGGAGAGCCACCATCTCGGCGACCTGATCCGGTACGACCTCCCGTTGAATCCAGCGGCCGGCACGCCGTATCACTTCGGCGGAACGTACAGCACACAGCGTTGCCTGCCACTGCCGGCGGCCGAGAGACTGAACAACCCGCTGATCGGAAGCTGA
- a CDS encoding YHS domain-containing protein: MAEHKDPVCGMVVYPESAEGKAEYQGKTYYFCSDQCMLEFQKDPAKYAK; the protein is encoded by the coding sequence ATGGCTGAGCATAAGGACCCGGTTTGCGGGATGGTGGTGTACCCCGAATCAGCGGAAGGGAAGGCGGAGTACCAGGGGAAGACGTACTACTTCTGCTCCGACCAGTGCATGCTCGAGTTTCAGAAGGATCCCGCGAAGTATGCTAAATGA
- a CDS encoding error-prone DNA polymerase: MPPRFAELRAHSGFSFGDGSLTPEKLAAFAAHLGYSSLGLTDTADLGGVVRFTEEARRQNLKPVIGAELTVEGHTAAFLARTEEGFHNLAALVTRSRVGDLHLWSKDAIQHTRGRPRVTWSQVAEHSAGLHALTGPASGEIASLILSRRKSEALYALSRWRDVFDDRLAVEVQLHHTGGEEAALAGALIELAGQCSVPWVVCQDARYIDGDTRLVHDMLTALRYDMDLDTALAKGVLHPNGEWRLHSPEEIARRWQGREEGIAESERIAGECDFELGWLRPPLPSFPKHDGLSDDEFLRRNAFEGAHQRWGKIMPKEEAQLEHELGVIARLGFSGFFLVMWDAVRFARHKGILCQGRGSAANSAVAYCLGITAVDPVMNGLLFERFLSEIRVDGQTEAPDIDLDIEHDRREEVLDYVYGRYERAHSAITCIVQTYRAPNAVLDSMRALGYPPEQSGEISKRLHRFDPDAGAGHMQNGLAKQFSLDLETPRGRALLRAVRTFEGLPRLRSTHVGGFVLSSAPLGDYMPIEHTTMGRTIIQFDKDDLDAVGVPKFDFLGLGALSLVRRSFDAIEQRTGTRPEIYRLPVNDRKTYDLIASGETIGTFQIESRAQIVSILHTKPERMYDIVVQIALIRPGPIQAKFVHPYTNRRLGREEVHYADERLRPILERTYGIPIFQEQAMSISMALGGFSAAEADQLRRTMGNIRKKGKLEAVLEKLRLRMIANDVKPDVASRICEDLISFANYGFPESHAWSFALIAYASAYLKAHHPAEFYMGILNSWPMGFYPPSTLIHDARRHGVEVRQPCMRDGDWECTVEETADFSKPALRVGWRHVRGLADKTIERLRAAHVEAPFTSIEDVVRRCELTRAEALTLARADVFAVWEQDRRCATWEALRVAGDSLPLAPAGNGMNSPRPLSQRDLIFMDYFALGLSARGHPMEHLRPKLSGAGVVGSRDFPKLKHRESVLVAGLVTVRQRPESAGGTIFLLLEDEHGFMNIIVPSKLVDEFAEPVKFATFIMVRGRFERDGAVMNVVGEKFRELKVRGLAHQSHDFH; encoded by the coding sequence ATGCCTCCCCGCTTCGCCGAGCTCCGGGCGCACTCCGGATTCTCGTTCGGCGACGGCAGCCTCACCCCCGAGAAGCTCGCCGCGTTCGCCGCCCACCTGGGCTACAGCTCCCTTGGACTGACCGACACCGCCGACCTCGGCGGCGTGGTCCGCTTCACCGAAGAAGCCCGGCGGCAGAACCTCAAGCCCGTCATCGGCGCGGAGCTCACCGTCGAGGGACACACCGCCGCATTCCTCGCGCGGACGGAAGAAGGGTTCCACAACCTGGCGGCGCTCGTCACGCGCTCGCGCGTGGGCGATCTCCATCTCTGGAGCAAGGACGCCATCCAGCACACCCGCGGCCGGCCGCGCGTGACGTGGAGCCAGGTGGCCGAGCACAGCGCCGGACTGCACGCGCTCACCGGCCCGGCCAGCGGAGAGATCGCCTCGTTGATTTTGTCGCGGAGAAAGAGCGAGGCGCTGTACGCGCTGTCGCGCTGGCGCGACGTCTTTGACGACCGGCTCGCGGTGGAAGTGCAGCTGCATCACACGGGCGGGGAAGAAGCCGCGCTCGCGGGCGCGCTCATCGAGCTCGCGGGGCAGTGCAGCGTGCCGTGGGTCGTGTGCCAGGACGCGCGCTACATCGACGGCGACACGCGGCTAGTGCACGACATGCTCACCGCGCTGCGGTACGACATGGACCTGGACACCGCGCTCGCGAAGGGCGTGCTGCACCCGAACGGCGAATGGCGGCTGCATTCGCCGGAAGAGATCGCGAGGCGGTGGCAGGGCCGCGAGGAAGGAATCGCCGAGAGCGAGCGGATCGCCGGCGAGTGCGACTTCGAGCTCGGCTGGCTGCGCCCGCCGCTGCCGAGCTTCCCCAAGCACGACGGCCTCAGCGACGACGAGTTCCTGCGGCGCAACGCGTTCGAGGGCGCGCACCAGCGGTGGGGGAAGATCATGCCGAAGGAGGAAGCCCAGCTCGAGCACGAGCTGGGCGTAATCGCGCGGCTCGGCTTCTCCGGATTCTTTCTGGTGATGTGGGACGCGGTACGATTCGCGCGGCACAAGGGGATTCTCTGCCAGGGACGCGGCAGCGCGGCCAACTCCGCGGTGGCGTACTGCCTGGGGATCACCGCCGTCGATCCGGTGATGAACGGGCTGCTGTTCGAGCGGTTCCTCTCCGAGATCCGCGTGGACGGACAGACCGAGGCGCCCGACATCGATCTCGACATCGAGCACGACCGGCGCGAGGAGGTGCTCGACTACGTGTACGGCCGGTACGAGCGCGCTCACTCCGCGATCACCTGCATCGTGCAGACGTATCGCGCGCCCAACGCGGTGCTCGACTCGATGCGCGCCCTCGGCTATCCGCCCGAGCAGTCGGGCGAGATCTCCAAGCGGCTGCATCGGTTCGACCCGGACGCGGGCGCCGGCCACATGCAGAACGGACTCGCGAAGCAGTTCTCGCTCGACCTCGAGACTCCGCGCGGGCGCGCGCTACTGCGCGCGGTGCGGACGTTCGAGGGATTGCCGCGGCTGCGCTCGACGCACGTGGGCGGGTTCGTGCTCTCGTCCGCACCGCTCGGCGACTACATGCCCATCGAGCACACGACGATGGGACGCACGATCATCCAGTTCGACAAGGACGATCTCGACGCGGTCGGCGTGCCGAAGTTCGACTTCCTCGGGCTCGGCGCGCTGTCGCTCGTGCGCCGCTCCTTCGACGCGATCGAGCAGCGTACCGGCACCCGCCCGGAAATCTATCGCCTCCCCGTGAACGACAGGAAGACATACGATCTGATAGCGAGCGGGGAGACGATCGGCACGTTCCAGATCGAGAGTCGCGCGCAGATCGTGTCCATACTCCACACCAAGCCCGAGCGTATGTACGACATCGTGGTGCAGATCGCGCTGATCCGTCCCGGCCCGATCCAGGCGAAGTTCGTGCATCCCTACACCAATCGCAGACTCGGCCGCGAGGAGGTGCACTATGCCGACGAGCGATTGCGGCCGATCCTGGAGCGAACCTACGGCATTCCGATCTTCCAGGAGCAGGCGATGTCCATCTCCATGGCGCTCGGCGGGTTTTCCGCCGCGGAGGCGGACCAGCTCCGTCGCACCATGGGGAACATCCGCAAGAAGGGAAAGCTCGAGGCGGTGCTGGAGAAGCTGCGGCTCCGGATGATCGCCAACGACGTGAAGCCGGATGTCGCGTCGCGGATCTGCGAGGACCTGATCAGCTTCGCCAACTACGGCTTTCCGGAATCGCACGCGTGGAGCTTCGCGCTAATCGCGTACGCGTCGGCGTACCTCAAGGCGCATCATCCCGCCGAGTTCTACATGGGGATATTGAACTCGTGGCCGATGGGTTTTTATCCGCCGTCCACGCTGATCCACGACGCGCGGCGGCACGGCGTGGAGGTGCGGCAGCCGTGCATGCGCGACGGCGACTGGGAGTGCACTGTGGAAGAGACGGCGGATTTCTCGAAGCCCGCGTTGAGAGTCGGCTGGCGGCACGTGCGGGGCCTGGCTGACAAGACGATCGAGCGCCTGCGGGCGGCGCACGTGGAGGCGCCGTTCACTTCAATAGAAGACGTGGTGCGCCGGTGCGAGCTCACGCGCGCCGAAGCGCTGACGCTGGCGCGCGCCGACGTCTTCGCGGTGTGGGAGCAGGACCGGCGCTGCGCCACGTGGGAGGCGCTGCGCGTGGCGGGCGATTCGCTGCCGCTCGCGCCGGCGGGGAACGGGATGAACTCGCCGCGCCCGCTGAGCCAGCGCGACCTGATCTTCATGGATTATTTCGCGTTGGGGCTGAGCGCGCGCGGGCATCCGATGGAGCATCTGCGCCCGAAGCTGAGCGGCGCGGGGGTGGTTGGGAGTCGCGACTTTCCGAAGCTCAAGCACCGGGAGAGCGTGCTGGTGGCGGGGCTGGTCACGGTACGGCAGCGGCCGGAGAGCGCGGGTGGGACGATCTTCCTGCTGCTGGAAGACGAGCACGGCTTCATGAACATCATCGTGCCGAGCAAGCTGGTGGACGAGTTCGCCGAGCCGGTGAAGTTCGCGACGTTCATCATGGTGCGCGGGCGGTTCGAGCGGGACGGCGCGGTGATGAACGTGGTGGGGGAGAAGTTCCGCGAGCTGAAGGTCAGAGGGCTGGCGCACCAGTCGCATGATTTTCATTAA
- the rfaD gene encoding ADP-glyceromanno-heptose 6-epimerase has protein sequence MLDLSKARVLVTGGAGFIGSALVWALNLRGCDSIVVVDFLGQTDKWRHLRPLRFEDYVEADDLADQLCNDRLGKFDLVLHMGACSSTTETDAAYLIRNNYQYTKDLAGYAMKSGARFVYASSAATYGDGSAGMSDSAELEYLHTLRPLNMYGYSKHLFDVHAAHNGWLTQIAGLKYFNVYGPNEDHKGDMRSLVHKAYGQVVETGRIRLFHSHRDDYGHGEQQRDFLYVKDAVDMTLHVAAGGHNGLFNIGSGRAATWNSLANAVFSALGRDPKIDYFDMPEELREKYQYFTQADISRLRKTGYAREVTSLDEAVRDYVQSYLVLGKQLGE, from the coding sequence ATGCTCGATCTCTCCAAGGCACGCGTGCTCGTGACGGGCGGCGCCGGATTCATAGGGAGTGCCCTGGTGTGGGCGCTGAACCTGCGCGGGTGCGATTCGATCGTGGTCGTGGACTTCCTCGGACAGACCGACAAGTGGCGGCACCTGCGCCCACTCCGCTTCGAGGATTACGTCGAGGCCGACGACCTTGCCGACCAGCTGTGCAACGACCGGCTTGGAAAGTTCGACCTGGTGCTGCACATGGGCGCGTGCTCGTCCACCACCGAGACGGACGCGGCGTATCTCATCCGCAACAACTACCAGTACACCAAGGACCTGGCCGGGTACGCGATGAAGAGCGGCGCGCGCTTCGTGTACGCGTCGTCGGCGGCAACGTACGGCGACGGCTCCGCGGGAATGAGCGATTCAGCGGAGCTGGAGTACCTGCACACGCTGCGGCCGCTCAACATGTACGGCTACTCGAAGCACCTGTTCGACGTGCACGCCGCGCACAACGGCTGGCTCACCCAGATCGCCGGCCTCAAGTACTTCAACGTGTACGGGCCCAACGAAGATCATAAGGGCGACATGCGGAGCCTCGTGCACAAGGCGTACGGCCAGGTCGTCGAGACCGGCCGCATCCGGCTGTTCCACAGTCATCGCGACGACTACGGCCACGGCGAGCAGCAGCGCGACTTCCTGTACGTGAAGGACGCCGTGGACATGACCCTGCACGTCGCGGCCGGCGGACACAACGGACTGTTCAACATCGGGTCCGGCCGCGCGGCGACGTGGAACTCGCTCGCCAACGCGGTGTTCTCCGCGCTCGGCAGGGATCCGAAGATCGATTATTTCGACATGCCGGAAGAGCTGCGGGAGAAGTACCAGTACTTCACCCAGGCCGACATCTCCCGATTGCGGAAGACAGGATACGCTCGGGAAGTGACCTCGCTGGACGAGGCGGTCAGAGATTACGTCCAGAGCTATCTGGTCCTAGGGAAGCAACTCGGCGAATAA
- a CDS encoding phosphoribosylanthranilate isomerase: MTTRFKICCMQNVEEARLAMEHGASALGFVTAMPSGFGPIDEHRIARIIATVPSNIATFLLTCATDARTIMNQQRRSGANTLQLVDEVSPRTYAVLRDALPDVSIVQVIHVEGEQSIRDAAAVAPHVDAILLDSGKPSLAIKELGGTGRVHDWEISRRIREEVEVPVFLAGGLRAENVSEAIASVRPFGVDACTGLRTNGALDPVKLESFVTAVRAAA, from the coding sequence ATGACTACCAGGTTCAAGATCTGCTGCATGCAAAACGTCGAAGAAGCGCGACTGGCCATGGAGCACGGCGCGTCCGCGCTCGGCTTCGTCACCGCGATGCCGAGCGGATTCGGCCCGATCGACGAGCATCGCATTGCGCGGATCATCGCCACCGTTCCGTCGAACATCGCGACTTTCCTGCTGACCTGCGCGACCGACGCCAGAACGATCATGAACCAGCAGCGCCGCAGCGGCGCCAATACGCTCCAGCTCGTGGATGAAGTGAGTCCCCGCACGTACGCCGTGCTGCGCGACGCACTCCCGGACGTGTCCATCGTGCAGGTCATCCACGTCGAAGGTGAGCAATCCATTCGCGACGCGGCCGCGGTCGCGCCGCACGTGGACGCCATTCTGCTCGACTCCGGCAAGCCCTCGCTCGCCATCAAGGAGCTCGGCGGCACCGGGCGCGTGCACGATTGGGAGATCAGCCGCCGCATCCGCGAGGAGGTGGAGGTGCCGGTCTTTCTCGCCGGCGGCCTGCGCGCGGAAAATGTGAGCGAAGCCATCGCGAGCGTGCGCCCGTTCGGCGTGGACGCGTGCACCGGACTGCGCACCAACGGCGCGCTGGATCCGGTGAAGCTCGAGAGCTTCGTCACCGCCGTGCGGGCTGCCGCCTAG